One stretch of Rosistilla oblonga DNA includes these proteins:
- a CDS encoding Gfo/Idh/MocA family protein: MTNLTIAMHGVTGRMGTHQHFVRSILAIMRQGGVRAANGEMIQVTPILLGRNETKLRHLAEVVADQEIGTQVAWSTDVAAVLTDPRVDIVFDASSTQMRASIVRQAAQQGRAVYCEKPIAVDVSQAMVLAELCESAGIKNGVVQDKLWLPGVCKLRTLRDGGFFGDILSVRGEFGYWVFTGHDPDRPAQRPSWNYRREDGGGMMLDMFCHWQYLLGDLLGPIDRVLAHATIDLPERIDEAGNPYACTADDSAYAIFVTESGITCQFNCSWATRVRRDDLLTIQIDGTKGSAVAGLRDCWVQEMAATPRPVWNPDIPQPIDFHSGWQKLPDTTTYDNAFKVQWELFLRHVAADEPFPWTLRRGVDGVALAEAGQTSSAEQRWVSLGGSPSSI; the protein is encoded by the coding sequence ATGACAAACCTGACGATCGCGATGCACGGTGTCACCGGGCGGATGGGAACCCATCAACATTTTGTCCGCTCGATTTTGGCGATCATGCGCCAAGGAGGCGTCCGTGCGGCCAACGGAGAAATGATTCAGGTGACGCCGATTCTGCTTGGACGCAACGAAACGAAGTTGCGACACTTGGCGGAGGTTGTGGCGGACCAAGAGATCGGGACGCAGGTCGCTTGGTCGACCGATGTCGCTGCCGTCCTGACCGATCCCCGGGTCGATATCGTCTTCGATGCTTCGAGTACTCAGATGCGGGCGTCGATCGTCCGTCAGGCGGCTCAGCAGGGCAGGGCGGTTTATTGCGAAAAACCGATCGCCGTCGATGTGTCACAGGCGATGGTCTTAGCCGAGCTTTGTGAATCGGCGGGAATCAAAAATGGTGTGGTCCAGGACAAGTTGTGGTTGCCGGGCGTTTGCAAATTGAGAACGCTCCGCGACGGAGGTTTTTTCGGCGATATCCTCAGCGTCCGCGGCGAGTTTGGTTATTGGGTCTTCACCGGCCATGATCCCGATCGCCCGGCGCAGCGGCCTTCGTGGAACTATCGTCGCGAGGACGGCGGCGGAATGATGCTGGATATGTTCTGTCATTGGCAATATCTGCTGGGCGATCTGTTGGGCCCAATCGATCGCGTTCTGGCTCACGCGACGATCGATCTGCCCGAGCGAATCGACGAGGCGGGCAACCCTTATGCCTGCACCGCGGACGATTCGGCGTATGCGATTTTTGTGACCGAAAGCGGGATCACGTGCCAGTTCAATTGCTCTTGGGCGACGCGCGTGCGACGCGACGATCTGTTGACGATCCAAATCGATGGGACCAAGGGATCGGCGGTCGCTGGATTGCGAGACTGTTGGGTTCAAGAGATGGCTGCGACGCCGCGACCGGTTTGGAATCCCGACATCCCACAACCGATCGACTTCCACAGTGGATGGCAGAAGCTGCCCGACACGACGACCTACGACAACGCCTTTAAGGTTCAGTGGGAGTTGTTTTTGCGGCACGTTGCGGCGGACGAACCATTTCCTTGGACGCTGCGTCGTGGAGTCGACGGAGTTGCGTTGGCCGAAGCCGGTCAGACGTCATCGGCAGAACAACGTTGGGTGTCGCTCGGCGGATCGCCGTCGTCAATATGA
- the rarD gene encoding EamA family transporter RarD, protein MNEQQGEECDLSTRHERIGAMCAVGAHMMWGFFPLYWHLLDYVPSATLTAYRVIWSFLLLMTLSIAMPQLRRALLQLREPRKLAIYAATATMIGINWGAFMYAVGSGQVLQASLGYYINPLLNVLLGVVVLGERLKPFQWIAVGFAAIGVAVMVMMGSGMPWIALAMASAFAIYGLLKKKATLPPLEGLSIETGLLFPAALAFLLLQSPDPGAQPYSPVTWLLLIIGGALTIAPLALFATAAKRVTLTTIGILQYVGPTLQWFVGVVLLGEAFGGSKLIGFLFVWTGVTVFIVGGLQMQSRATRQARQVALAE, encoded by the coding sequence TTGAACGAGCAGCAGGGTGAAGAGTGCGATTTGTCGACGCGTCACGAGCGGATCGGTGCGATGTGCGCTGTTGGTGCACATATGATGTGGGGCTTTTTTCCGCTCTACTGGCACCTGCTCGATTACGTTCCCTCGGCCACGCTGACGGCGTACCGGGTGATTTGGTCGTTCCTGTTGTTGATGACGCTATCGATCGCGATGCCTCAGCTGCGTCGTGCTCTGCTGCAGCTACGCGAGCCGCGGAAACTGGCGATCTACGCGGCGACAGCGACGATGATCGGGATCAACTGGGGTGCGTTCATGTACGCAGTTGGCAGCGGCCAAGTGCTGCAGGCCTCTCTGGGCTACTACATCAATCCGCTGCTGAACGTGTTGCTTGGAGTCGTCGTGTTGGGCGAACGCTTGAAGCCATTTCAGTGGATCGCCGTCGGATTTGCCGCGATTGGCGTTGCCGTGATGGTGATGATGGGCTCGGGGATGCCGTGGATCGCGTTGGCGATGGCCTCCGCTTTTGCAATCTATGGTCTGCTGAAGAAGAAGGCGACGCTGCCGCCGTTGGAAGGATTGTCGATCGAGACGGGGCTGCTGTTTCCCGCCGCGTTGGCGTTCCTGTTGCTGCAATCGCCCGATCCGGGCGCACAGCCTTACTCTCCGGTCACCTGGTTGCTGTTGATCATCGGCGGAGCGCTCACGATCGCACCGCTGGCTCTGTTTGCGACCGCAGCCAAGCGCGTCACGCTGACAACGATTGGGATCTTGCAATACGTGGGGCCGACGTTGCAGTGGTTTGTCGGCGTCGTGTTGTTAGGCGAAGCGTTTGGCGGCAGCAAACTGATCGGTTTTCTGTTCGTCTGGACCGGCGTGACCGTCTTCATCGTCGGCGGCCTGCAGATGCAGAGCCGAGCGACGCGGCAAGCCCGCCAAGTCGCGCTGGCCGAATAG
- a CDS encoding class I SAM-dependent methyltransferase → MTHRSFLHISLAALFALSVQTSARLEAQQTATEAPATIPLPAGINDNFKDPELNVSEWLDRFEVESREVYAGRKAVLEACAIKPGERIADVGAGTGFYSQLFAKTTGWDGWVYSVDIAPSFLQHIASRATADGIENLTPVLGTDVSIRLPSESVDLVFICDTYHHFEKPMQSLASIYRALKPGGRLILIDFDRIPGKSREFILGHVRAGKEVFQSEVIAAGFQFTDEVEVDAFEENYLLRFTKPRK, encoded by the coding sequence ATGACTCACCGATCCTTCCTTCACATCTCGCTAGCAGCATTGTTTGCCCTCTCGGTCCAAACGTCGGCACGACTGGAAGCCCAACAGACGGCAACCGAAGCTCCCGCCACGATTCCGCTGCCCGCTGGGATCAACGACAACTTCAAGGATCCCGAACTCAACGTCAGCGAATGGCTGGATCGCTTCGAAGTCGAAAGCCGCGAGGTCTACGCCGGGCGAAAAGCTGTGCTCGAAGCGTGTGCGATCAAACCGGGCGAAAGGATCGCCGACGTCGGAGCGGGGACCGGTTTCTACAGCCAGTTGTTTGCCAAGACGACCGGTTGGGACGGATGGGTCTACAGCGTCGACATCGCACCAAGCTTCCTGCAGCACATCGCCTCGCGAGCGACAGCCGATGGGATCGAAAACCTAACGCCCGTGCTTGGCACCGACGTTTCGATCCGCTTGCCTTCCGAATCGGTCGACCTGGTATTCATCTGCGATACCTACCATCACTTTGAAAAGCCGATGCAATCGCTGGCGTCGATCTACCGTGCATTAAAGCCCGGCGGGCGATTGATCCTGATCGACTTCGACCGCATTCCAGGCAAATCGCGCGAGTTCATCCTCGGCCATGTGCGGGCTGGAAAAGAGGTCTTCCAAAGCGAAGTCATCGCGGCCGGCTTCCAGTTCACCGATGAAGTCGAAGTCGATGCGTTCGAAGAAAACTACCTGCTGCGATTCACCAAGCCTCGCAAGTAA
- a CDS encoding PepSY domain-containing protein, translated as MSSSTESATPNSPDDLDNANGESARRLPKKKTRAEKLGRSTVMLLRRIHLYSGIFMFPWVLMYGFSGWMFNHPRMFTADEVTTYHAADLDAGLLTDLTSAQQTAIAVVEQINLLTSESQGPELRITDDRRPLFSGHLEYNVNTPTAKHQLAVNPVTGDGEVRTTLVDAEADDAADDKSDPLAEVYRVEIEPNVSADIQRQIPEVLDQLGLPSNRASLGYRKLSVVFSAEADGIPCIVSYNLADGSVNSVREDDRPQLTKKAFLQRMHLGRIYTPVVEIRWLWALLVDVMFVSMVFWGCSGLLMWWQIKRTRWLGMGLLATSILFATFVGLGMHDQMTSTGPPKKIPAEKATDTKASNQSN; from the coding sequence ATGTCGAGCTCGACCGAATCCGCCACTCCCAATTCGCCCGACGATCTCGATAACGCAAACGGCGAATCGGCGCGACGGCTACCTAAAAAGAAGACGCGAGCTGAAAAGCTGGGCCGATCGACGGTGATGCTGCTGCGGCGGATCCATCTCTATTCGGGTATCTTCATGTTCCCCTGGGTGCTGATGTACGGGTTCAGCGGATGGATGTTCAATCACCCGCGGATGTTCACCGCCGACGAAGTCACCACCTACCACGCGGCGGATCTCGACGCCGGGCTGCTGACCGACCTGACATCGGCGCAGCAGACAGCGATTGCGGTCGTCGAACAAATCAACCTTCTAACGTCCGAATCGCAGGGCCCCGAGCTGCGCATCACCGACGACCGGCGACCGCTGTTCAGCGGACACCTGGAATACAACGTCAACACTCCCACCGCCAAACATCAATTGGCCGTCAATCCCGTCACCGGCGACGGCGAAGTTCGCACGACGCTTGTCGACGCCGAAGCTGACGACGCGGCAGATGATAAATCCGATCCGTTGGCAGAGGTCTATCGAGTCGAGATCGAGCCCAATGTTTCTGCCGACATCCAACGCCAGATCCCCGAAGTGCTCGATCAATTGGGGCTGCCATCGAACCGGGCCAGCCTCGGGTATCGAAAACTGAGCGTCGTCTTTTCGGCTGAAGCCGACGGCATTCCCTGCATCGTCAGCTACAACTTGGCCGACGGCAGCGTCAACAGTGTTCGCGAGGACGACCGCCCGCAACTGACCAAAAAAGCCTTCTTGCAACGCATGCACCTGGGACGAATCTACACGCCGGTCGTGGAGATCCGTTGGCTGTGGGCGCTGCTGGTCGATGTGATGTTCGTCTCGATGGTCTTCTGGGGCTGTTCGGGTTTGTTGATGTGGTGGCAGATCAAACGAACGCGATGGTTGGGGATGGGCCTGCTTGCGACAAGCATCTTATTCGCAACCTTCGTCGGCCTGGGCATGCACGATCAAATGACCAGCACCGGGCCGCCGAAGAAGATCCCAGCAGAAAAGGCAACCGACACCAAGGCGTCAAACCAATCGAACTGA
- a CDS encoding NYN domain-containing protein translates to MRLLIDGYNLLHQSDLMGTGHGAAWLERARQRLIDTIAAYLEPQDLPQTTIVFDRHSGKQIDAHQVDSSGIQIFYAVDHPEADDLIEDLIAKSSHPKQLTVVSSDHRLQKAIDRRGGKSVDADIWYERLLAGQVTTGAKKNKQGRGNRQAKRGKSHKPDSPLTDEQLARWLDRFNADAIQDELSSLAEEPSPIPKPCPPALPQPKAKPAKKATKQKSQPKPLKKPAPPRSKKKQPATKPDDLSKRKLQQENYNPFPEGYTDDLWDE, encoded by the coding sequence ATGCGTCTGTTAATCGATGGATACAACCTGCTGCACCAATCCGACCTGATGGGAACCGGTCATGGAGCGGCATGGTTGGAACGGGCGCGGCAGCGATTGATCGATACGATCGCTGCCTATTTGGAACCGCAAGACCTTCCCCAAACGACGATCGTCTTCGACCGTCACTCGGGAAAACAGATCGACGCCCACCAGGTCGACTCCAGCGGAATCCAAATCTTCTATGCCGTCGACCATCCTGAAGCGGACGACTTGATCGAAGACTTGATCGCAAAGAGTTCGCACCCCAAGCAATTGACTGTCGTCTCGTCGGACCATCGGCTTCAAAAAGCGATCGATCGCCGCGGCGGGAAATCGGTCGACGCGGACATCTGGTACGAACGACTGCTCGCTGGCCAAGTCACTACCGGTGCGAAGAAAAACAAACAAGGCCGTGGCAATCGACAGGCCAAGCGAGGCAAATCGCACAAGCCCGACAGCCCACTGACCGACGAACAACTGGCCCGCTGGCTGGATCGGTTTAATGCCGACGCGATCCAAGACGAACTCAGCTCGCTCGCCGAAGAACCCTCGCCAATTCCCAAACCATGCCCCCCTGCCCTGCCCCAGCCCAAAGCAAAGCCAGCTAAAAAAGCAACCAAACAAAAATCGCAGCCCAAGCCACTCAAGAAGCCAGCGCCGCCGCGGAGCAAAAAGAAGCAGCCTGCAACGAAACCGGACGACCTCAGCAAACGCAAACTGCAGCAAGAGAACTACAACCCCTTCCCCGAAGGCTACACCGACGACCTCTGGGATGAATAA